One Mesorhizobium sp. WSM2240 DNA segment encodes these proteins:
- the repA gene encoding plasmid partitioning protein RepA, producing the protein MNIAAQVGDIGFADTILDQGGEISRKLDMLRIEKFPPNAQKTLRQFSLAEVADYIGVSQSYLKKLHLEGKSVQPITSSTGRRSYTAEQMNDLRRFLDREPRRRAGDKLQVLAVVNFKGGSGKTTTAAHLAQHLALSGHRVLAIDLDPQASLTALHGIQPELDQNPSLYESLRYDDERKSIVEVIRSTNFPNLDIVPANLELQEYEYDTPLAMQNKGSNSGKMFYTRIGDALAEVDDRYDVVVVDCPPQLGYLTLTALTAATSVLITVHPQMLDIMSMSQFLLMLGEILKSIEGAGVKVSLNWFRYLVTRFEPTDIPQTQMVGFMQSMFAKQMLKNPMVKSTAISDAGLTKQTLYEVERSQFTRSTYDRAMESLNAVNGEIAALVHQAWGRRQ; encoded by the coding sequence ATGAACATAGCCGCTCAGGTCGGAGATATCGGCTTTGCAGACACCATTCTCGACCAAGGCGGCGAGATTTCGCGAAAGCTTGACATGCTCCGCATCGAGAAATTTCCGCCAAATGCCCAGAAGACACTTCGGCAGTTCTCGCTTGCAGAGGTAGCAGATTACATCGGTGTGTCCCAGAGCTACTTAAAGAAGCTGCATCTAGAGGGCAAAAGCGTACAGCCGATAACGTCATCAACGGGACGCCGATCGTACACCGCGGAGCAGATGAACGATCTCAGGAGATTTCTCGACCGGGAACCGCGTCGACGTGCAGGCGACAAGCTGCAGGTCCTCGCTGTGGTCAATTTCAAGGGCGGCTCGGGCAAAACAACGACTGCAGCGCATCTTGCACAGCATCTCGCGCTAAGCGGACATCGCGTGTTGGCAATCGACCTTGATCCGCAAGCATCTCTCACTGCACTCCATGGCATTCAACCTGAACTGGATCAAAATCCCTCCTTGTATGAATCGCTGCGATACGACGATGAGAGGAAGTCCATCGTGGAGGTCATCCGGTCGACAAATTTTCCGAACCTCGACATCGTGCCAGCGAACTTGGAGCTCCAGGAGTACGAATACGACACACCCCTAGCGATGCAGAACAAGGGATCCAATTCGGGGAAGATGTTTTACACCCGCATCGGAGACGCACTGGCCGAGGTTGATGATCGATACGATGTAGTTGTTGTCGATTGCCCTCCGCAACTCGGATACCTAACTCTGACGGCATTGACAGCGGCGACCTCCGTTCTGATCACCGTTCATCCGCAGATGCTCGATATAATGAGCATGAGCCAGTTCCTGCTCATGCTCGGCGAGATCCTTAAATCGATCGAGGGGGCCGGCGTGAAGGTCTCCCTGAACTGGTTCCGCTATCTCGTCACGCGCTTCGAACCCACGGACATTCCCCAGACCCAAATGGTCGGCTTTATGCAGTCCATGTTCGCCAAGCAGATGCTGAAGAACCCCATGGTGAAGTCGACAGCGATTTCGGACGCAGGGCTGACCAAACAAACGCTGTATGAAGTTGAACGGTCGCAATTCACCCGGTCGACATATGACCGCGCAATGGAGTCGCTAAACGCCGTAAACGGGGAGATTGCCGCTCTCGTTCATCAGGCTTGGGGGCGCAGACAATGA